One Micromonospora sp. FIMYZ51 genomic window carries:
- a CDS encoding SDR family oxidoreductase: MNPFDLTDRLAVVTGCRRGIGLAMADALAAAGADVIGVSAALEEHGSEVAERVAAHGRSFVPYRADLSDRAAVRALAEWLGQRERPVDILVNNAGTIRRAPAAEHTDADWDHVLEVDLSAPFVLARELGRNMVQRGSGKIIFTASMLSFQGGVTVPGYAAAKSGIAGLTRALANEWARHGVNVNAIAPGYIGTDNTRALREQPERNRAILERIPAGRWGRPDDLAGVTVFLASAAADYVHGAVIPVDGGWLAR; the protein is encoded by the coding sequence GTGAACCCGTTCGACCTGACCGATCGGTTGGCCGTGGTGACCGGCTGCCGGCGCGGCATCGGCCTGGCGATGGCCGACGCCCTGGCGGCTGCCGGCGCGGACGTGATCGGGGTGAGCGCCGCACTTGAGGAGCACGGCAGCGAGGTCGCCGAGCGGGTGGCGGCGCACGGCCGCTCGTTCGTGCCGTACCGGGCCGACCTGTCCGACCGCGCCGCCGTCCGCGCGCTCGCCGAGTGGCTCGGCCAGCGGGAGCGGCCGGTGGACATCCTGGTCAACAATGCCGGCACGATCCGCCGTGCCCCGGCCGCCGAACACACCGACGCCGACTGGGACCACGTTCTGGAGGTCGACCTGTCCGCGCCGTTCGTGCTCGCCCGCGAACTCGGTCGGAACATGGTCCAGCGCGGCAGCGGCAAGATCATCTTTACCGCGTCGATGCTGAGTTTCCAGGGCGGGGTGACCGTGCCGGGCTACGCCGCGGCCAAGTCCGGGATCGCCGGCCTGACCCGTGCGCTGGCCAACGAGTGGGCGCGCCACGGGGTGAACGTCAACGCCATCGCGCCCGGCTACATCGGCACGGACAACACCCGGGCGCTGCGCGAGCAGCCGGAGCGCAACCGGGCGATCCTGGAGCGGATCCCGGCCGGGCGCTGGGGTCGCCCCGACGACCTCGCCGGGGTCACCGTCTTCCTCGCCTCCGCCGCGGCCGACTACGTGCACGGCGCCGTCATCCCGGTCGACGGCGGCTGGCTCGCCCGTTGA